A genome region from Triticum urartu cultivar G1812 unplaced genomic scaffold, Tu2.1 TuUngrouped_contig_4598, whole genome shotgun sequence includes the following:
- the LOC125528046 gene encoding alanine aminotransferase 2-like encodes MSPASARALTVDSLNPKVLALADHLGGAVARRAERMQKELETNPGLYPFNEIIYCNLSNPHYLGQQPIKFFREVLALCDYPHLLNCSVTSSIFSSDAITRAREILDLIPGRAMGGYSHCQGTEGLRNAIAAGIATRDAFPCNAEDIFLTDGAAAPVHMVMHLLIRDEKDGILCPIPSHFLYTSSMALCGATLVPYYLDESGGWAVSISNLKKQLDGARSEGITVRGLVVVNPGNPTGQVLVKENQCEIVEFCRNENLVLLADEVYQENVYTDEKKFISFKKIARSMGFGEEDISLISFHSVSNGYYGECGRRGGYMEVTGFNSEVRKQVYKVASLSSCSNLAGQVLVSLVMNPPKVGDESYTSYREERDRIMLSLSRCAEAMVQAFNSLEGLTCSKAEGAMFVFPSVRLPKRAIAAAEAMNAKPDVFYALHLLENTGIVVLPGSVFGQVPGTWHFRCTILQQEEKVQLIIYRFKAFHKAFMEEFRD; translated from the exons CGCATGCAAAAAGAGCTAGAAACAAATCCAGGTTTATACCCTTTCAATGAG ATAATCTATTGCAACCTTAGCAATCCACATTATCTCGGACAACAGCCAATTAAGTTCTTCCGTGAG GTTCTTGCCTTGTGTGATTACCCGCATCTTCTAAACTGCAGTGTAACTAGTTCCATATTCAG TTCTGATGCAATAACAAGGGCAAGGGAGATTCTAGACCTCATTCCTGGGAGAGCAATGGGAGGATACAGCCACTGTCAG GGTACTGAAGGGTTGCGAAATGCAATTGCTGCTGGAATAGCCACTCGTGATGCTTTCCCATGCAATGCAGAGGACATTTTCCTGACAGATGGAGCAGCCGCGCCG GTTCATATGGTAATGCACCTGTTGATACGAGATGAAAAAGATGGCATCCTTTGCCCGATTCCATCACACTTCCTTTATACAAGCTCAATGGCTCTGTGTGGTGCAACTCTT GTACCATATTACCTTGACGAATCAGGAGGTTGGGCCGTGAGTATTTCGAACCTGAAGAAGCAGCTGGATGGTGCCCGATCTGAAGGCATCACTGTTAGGGGACTTGTGGTTGTAAATCCAGGCAATCCTACTGGGCAG GTTCTTGTGAAGGAAAACCAGTGTGAAATAGTGGAATTCTGCAGGAATGAAAACCTTGTTCTTCTAGCAGATGAG GTTTACCAAGAAAATGTTTACACAGATGAAAAGAAATTTATCTCTTTCAAGAAGATAGCGCGGTCCATGGGTTTTGGTGAAGAAGATATTTCTTTAATATCATTCCATTCAGTTTCTAATG GATACTATGGAGAATGTGGGAGAAGAGGGGGTTACATGGAGGTCACTGGCTTCAATTCTGAAGTTCGGAAACAAGTATACAAAGTGGCATCCCTAAGCTCATGCTCCAACTTAGCCGGCCAGGTTCTCGTGAGCCTAGTCATGAACCCACCAAAG GTTGGAGATGAGTCATACACCTCTTACCGGGAAGAAAGAGATCGCATTATGTTATCGTTATCCCGATGTGCAGAG GCCATGGTGCAGGCATTCAACAGCCTGGAAGGCCTGACTTGCAGCAAGGCTGAAGGGGCAATGTTTGTATTTCCATCTGTTCGGCTGCCTAAAAGGGCGATTGCGGCTGCTGAGGCAATGAACGCCAAGCCAGATGTGTTCTACGCTCTCCACCTTCTTGAAAACACTGGCATCGTCGTCTTGCCTGGTTCTGTGTTTGGACAA GTACCTGGCACATGGCATTTCAGATGCACAATCCTGCAACAGGAGGAGAAAGTACAACTGATCATCTATCGCTTTAAGGCGTTCCACAAAGCTTTCATGGAAGAATTTCGCGATTAA